The following are encoded together in the Montipora foliosa isolate CH-2021 chromosome 12, ASM3666993v2, whole genome shotgun sequence genome:
- the LOC137980519 gene encoding kelch-like protein 3 codes for MADLSQPMPSDPSKHCQELIYRLDALRRKESFCDVTVSVKDKEFRAHRVVLAAASPFFLSLLVSDMKEGKEKFIRIELEEATGSVMEEVLKYIYTGNVAITKGNAHDLVAAADYLLLPGLKTLASDFLKENITTENCIFSYYLADKYQCLELVEESCEFINSKLSSVMKTDNFLKLDIAQVTKWVSSDDVTVTSEEEIFKGIVKWVTHEKTERESDFAKLLNQVRLKSMSHDFLFNELINEELVATSKETSNFVLRSMKCIFDPFCEDAAKPPRKCLERYTDVIFVCGGRTALCYLPQKDIWYQLPDMLFEHQDHAVVQYRDKVCIFGGQSVGPGKSRVIEYFLSSTNSWGTVEGRHKSGVCYCLSVLDGCIYALFWKGIILYKLDENVCEAVADPPTVRRGACLVSDKRHLYLVGGSDAFLQGSITVERFDPILATWEEVSAMNEARYNAFGAAMNDKIYIAGGININEGCYTLLKSCEVYDPSTNEWQVMSNLKVCRQAANMVCVQEALYVVGGFKDTQSSSRELSVEVFQLGACEWKRKSTIPTNFENENPGDREKKVHHKACLAVIHKSLLEKLCKL; via the coding sequence atggcggaccttTCACAGCCAATGCCTTCAGATCCATCAAAACACTGTCAGGAACTTATCTATCGTCTGGATGCTCTGAGAAGAAAAGAGAGTTTTTGCGATGTAACAGTGTCAGTAAAAGACAAAGAGTTTAGAGCTCACAGAGTTGTGTTGGCAGCAGCAAGCccgttttttctttcacttctgGTCAGTGACATGAAAGAGGGAAAGGAAAAGTTCATCAGGATAGAACTTGAAGAAGCAACGGGGTCAGTCATGGAAGAAGTTCTCAAATACATTTACACCGGTAATGTTGCAATCACCAAGGGGAACGCCCACGACTTAGTCGCAGCAGCAGATTATCTTCTTTTACCAGGTTTGAAAACGTTGGCTTCTGATTTCTTGAAGGAGAACATTAcaactgaaaactgcattttcaGTTATTACTTGGCCGATAAGTATCAGTGTTTGGAATTAGTGGAGGAGTCTTGTGAATTTATTAACTCAAAACTCAGTTCAGTCATGAAAACAGACAACTTCCTGAAGCTCGATATTGCGCAAGTCACGAAATGGGTTTCCAGTGATGATGTTACTGTCACCTCCGAGGAAGAAATTTTTAAGGGAATAGTAAAGTGGGTGACTCACGAAAAGACTGAACGAGAAAGCGACTTTGCTAAATTGTTGAATCAAGTCCGTCTGAAATCCATGTCTCATGACTTTCTCTTCAACGAACTGATCAATGAAGAACTGGTAGCAACAAGCAAGGAGACTTCAAATTTTGTGTTGAGATCCATGAAGTGCATTTTTGATCCCTTCTGTGAAGATGCTGCCAAGCCACCCAGGAAGTGCTTGGAGAGGTACACAGATGTAATTTTTGTTTGTGGTGGCAGGACAGCCTTATGCTATCTACCGCAGAAAGACATTTGGTACCAGTTGCCAGACATGTTATTTGAACATCAAGATCATGCTGTTGTTCAATACAGAGATAAAGTTTGCATTTTCGGGGGACAGAGTGTTGGACCAGGAAAATCTCGAGTAATAGAATATTTTCTATCTTCCACTAATTCCTGGGGGACAGTTGAAGGAAGACACAAAAGTGGTGTTTGTTATTGTTTATCAGTTCTAGATGGTTGCATCTATGCATTATTTTGGAAGGGCATTATTCTCTATAAGCTTGATGAGAATGTTTGTGAGGCTGTGGCTGATCCACCAACTGTTCGCCGTGGAGCTTGTTTAGTCAGTGATAAAAGACACCTTTACTTAGTAGGAGGAAGTGATGCTTTTTTGCAGGGATCTATAACAGTGGAAAGGTTTGATCCTATTTTGGCCACATGGGAGGAGGTTTCAGCTATGAATGAAGCAAGATATAATGCTTTTGGAGCAGCCATGAATGACAAAATCTACATAGCAGGTGGTATAAATATAAATGAGGGATGCTATACATTACTGAAGTCTTGTGAGGTGTATGACCCATCAACTAATGAATGGCAAGTCATGAGTAATCTCAAGGTGTGTCGTCAAGCTGCAAACATGGTATGCGTTCAGGAAGCCCTTTATGTGGTTGGTGGCTTCAAAGACACTCAATCGTCTTCAAGAGAGTTATCAGTGGAAGTGTTTCAGTTAGGAGCATGTGAATGGAAAAGGAAGTCCACCATACCCACTAACTTTGAGAATGAAAATCCTGGAGATAGAGAGAAAAAGGTTCATCATAAGGCATGTCTTGCAGTGATACACAAGAGTCTATTAGAAAAGCTGTGTAAGCTTTGA